In Nitrosophilus labii, the following proteins share a genomic window:
- the ribH gene encoding 6,7-dimethyl-8-ribityllumazine synthase: MNLIEGKLRLTGKERVAIIASRFNHIITDRLVEGAKDAFLRHGGEEKNLDLILVPGAFELPFALDKVLNSQKYEGVCCLGAIIRGSTPHFDYVAAEATKGIANTTLKYQKPVTFGVLTTDTIEQAIERAGSKAGNKGFEAMTGLIELIDLYRNFG; encoded by the coding sequence ATGAACCTTATAGAAGGAAAATTAAGACTTACCGGAAAAGAGAGAGTGGCGATCATCGCTAGTAGATTTAACCATATAATAACAGATAGATTAGTTGAAGGCGCTAAAGACGCGTTTTTAAGGCATGGCGGAGAAGAAAAAAATCTAGATCTCATCTTGGTTCCTGGAGCTTTTGAACTGCCTTTTGCTTTAGACAAGGTTTTAAATAGCCAAAAATATGAGGGTGTTTGTTGTTTAGGCGCTATCATAAGAGGATCGACTCCACATTTTGATTATGTAGCGGCTGAAGCGACGAAAGGTATCGCAAATACCACTTTAAAGTATCAAAAACCTGTTACGTTTGGAGTTTTAACAACCGATACCATAGAGCAGGCGATTGAGAGAGCCGGTAGCAAAGCGGGAAATAAGGGTTTTGAAGCAATGACGGGGCTTATTGAGCTTATCGATTTGTATAGGAATTTTGGTTAG
- the nusB gene encoding transcription antitermination factor NusB — protein MATRHQAREAVIGLLYAYDLGNPEIKKFAEDILEEKKIRNRQREFALSLFNGVTDRLKEIDEELKKHLESWDLDRVGHIERAILRLGAYELMFSELDKAIAINEAIELAKKLGTDQSPKFINGVLDAIAKKRGEVSEGKPKA, from the coding sequence ATGGCAACGAGACATCAAGCAAGAGAAGCCGTGATTGGCCTTTTGTACGCATACGATTTGGGTAATCCTGAGATTAAAAAGTTTGCGGAAGATATTTTGGAAGAGAAAAAGATAAGAAACAGACAAAGAGAGTTTGCTTTATCTTTGTTTAACGGCGTTACGGATCGTTTAAAAGAGATAGACGAAGAGTTGAAAAAACATCTTGAGAGCTGGGATTTGGATAGAGTTGGACATATAGAGAGGGCAATTCTTAGACTTGGAGCATATGAACTGATGTTTAGCGAACTTGATAAAGCGATTGCGATAAATGAGGCTATAGAGCTTGCAAAAAAACTTGGAACGGATCAGTCTCCAAAGTTTATAAACGGTGTTTTAGATGCTATAGCTAAGAAGAGGGGAGAAGTGAGCGAGGGCAAGCCGAAGGCTTGA
- the kdsA gene encoding 3-deoxy-8-phosphooctulonate synthase, with product MILIAGPCVIESKEQLEIIASKLKEYDEDSSIDFYFKASFDKANRTSLDSYRGPGLKKGLQMLADIKDSFGYKILTDVHESYQVEAASEVADVIQIPAFLCRQTDLLVSAAKTDKIVNIKKGQFMNPKDMKYSVLKVLKSRESVLEIGNWEVESLYEISKKAGIWLTERGTTFGYGNLVVDMRSLVIMRRFAPVIFDATHSVQMPGGAGGKSGGKREFVAPLARSATAVGVDGYFFETHFDPDNALSDGPNMLKLEELNQVISDIKKIRSCLES from the coding sequence ATGATTTTGATAGCGGGACCTTGTGTTATAGAGAGCAAAGAGCAGTTAGAGATCATTGCCTCAAAATTGAAAGAGTACGATGAAGACTCTAGTATAGATTTTTATTTTAAGGCTAGTTTCGATAAGGCCAACAGGACGAGTCTTGATAGCTACAGAGGGCCAGGTTTGAAAAAGGGTCTTCAGATGTTGGCGGATATAAAAGATAGTTTCGGTTATAAGATATTAACGGACGTTCACGAATCTTATCAAGTTGAAGCGGCAAGCGAAGTTGCCGATGTTATACAGATCCCTGCCTTTTTATGCAGGCAAACCGATCTTTTGGTCTCAGCGGCAAAAACCGATAAGATAGTCAATATAAAAAAAGGGCAGTTTATGAACCCCAAAGATATGAAGTATAGCGTTTTGAAGGTATTAAAAAGTAGGGAAAGTGTATTGGAAATAGGGAATTGGGAAGTTGAGTCTTTGTATGAAATCAGTAAAAAAGCCGGGATTTGGCTAACTGAAAGAGGAACGACTTTTGGATACGGTAATCTTGTGGTAGATATGAGAAGTTTAGTCATTATGAGAAGGTTTGCTCCCGTTATTTTTGACGCAACCCATTCGGTTCAGATGCCAGGAGGCGCTGGAGGGAAAAGCGGCGGTAAAAGGGAGTTTGTAGCGCCTCTTGCTCGCTCAGCTACGGCTGTTGGGGTAGATGGGTACTTTTTTGAAACCCATTTTGATCCGGATAACGCATTGAGCGACGGGCCAAATATGCTAAAACTAGAAGAGTTAAACCAAGTTATATCAGATATCAAAAAAATCAGGAGTTGCCTTGAGTCTTAA